The Oncorhynchus masou masou isolate Uvic2021 chromosome 31, UVic_Omas_1.1, whole genome shotgun sequence genome includes a region encoding these proteins:
- the LOC135524625 gene encoding KN motif and ankyrin repeat domain-containing protein 3-like, with protein sequence MTQSVQVNPKLPDLGAPFLYSSREEADQQGSYSVQTPYGFQLDLDFLKYVEEIESGHHVRRAPVNSRRSSRGVKVSQRSPSVGGRASGWTSTESLSSPASEDGRVPPPPPPRNRIGSAPSEGQPLSSLSVLSPPLSAGAKVPPPPPLRNSRVERTLLETSLRLQQEQSHQHQNGTRFQLSDPPKQNSRTAPIHVTPASAAASVDGQLLHLSSASPSPSQSSLHRPSPHTSGKSTPASSTGMATLPPSQLQTVREQMATALKQLKEMEERVKGVPVLEREVAKLQAEKDMLLLALQEKKTLVAQQQATTVVSSTNTTTLDSGTQSQERPILSPKSPRCPKSPSKLEDLRKLTEKFEGKTEKDGARSEKVLEKVVEKKSVAIGDDMLLDAGVFYYSLGTKDASEGTLQMDVCEKGMATEAPAIREEGVQAVVETEEASVWVMESQLGLSSDAQREIDTLQDNIKFQQESISVLEGRLGQADEVLAVLKAQENERKSKAMSEKGVLVKPDSAHAQVGTEASTMSAPASQNVAVSCCPEVVDACVGEDLRARYYDQSTQTDSVEIPAEAESTPVVLVSTGSQWENLYKEEDIEQKAPVTALKRRQTTIAEYKVNPGKETVSLPKGKGVKEEEMAPSTPTTATTVGSLLKSIMKKKDGSSSSESRSSGKKSLQFVGILNGGYESTSSEEEEDDDEEEGSSSGGSEVGDCSDGSDDEDAAAALEETSDEERSMNMDDTDSDDVALAAGTGATEEIPDKVKEKFELSAKMREACLILKNHLNDDVKTLKSKEVISSTHTVQLEWFRISSAKLAQQPRVSDYLMAFTEVSSSLLAHVVNITDGNGNTALHYSVSHSNFTVVGLLLDTGMCCVDKQNKAGYTAIMLAALSAVKEEDDMVVVRKLFSQGNVNAKASQAGQTGLMLAVSHGRQEMVRALLDCGADVNVQDDEGSTALMCASEHGRAEIVSLLLDQPGCDISIVDNDGSNALSIALEASHNDTAVLLYAHMNYAKAQTAGTTKTRSPTSPQKTWPAAE encoded by the exons ATGACTCAGTCTGTGCAGGTCAACCCAAAGCTGCCTG ATCTGGGCGCACCGTTTCTATACTCCAGTCGGGAAGAGGCGGATCAACAGGGCTCTTATTCGGTCCAGACACCGTATGGCTTCCAGCTGGACCTGGACTTCCTCAAGTATGTGGAGGAAATAGAAAGCGGCCACCACGTCCGACGGGCACCCGTAAACTCCCGCAGGTCATCCCGGGGGGTCAAAGTCTCCCAGCGGAGCCCGAGTGTGGGGGGACGCGCCAGCGGCTGGACCTCCACagagtccctctcctcgcccGCCAGTGAAGATGGTCGAgtgccccctcccccacccccacgGAATCGCATTGGCTCTGCTCCCAGTGAGGGGCAACCCCTGTCCTCGCTATCTGtcctcagccctcctctctctgccggCGCCAAAgtgccaccaccacctccactacgtAACTCCAGAGTAGAGAGGACCCTCCTGGAGACCAGCCTGAGACTGCAGCAGGAGCAGAGCCATCAGCACCAAAATGGCACCCGTTTCCAGCTCTCAGACCCACCAAAGCAAAACTCTAGGACTGCCCCTATCCATGTCACCCCAGCTAGTGCAGCAGCCAGCGTGGATGGACAGCTCTTGCACCTGTCCTCTGCCTCTCCCAGCCCATCTCAGAGTAGCCTGCACAGACCCAGTCCCCACACCTCCGGTAAGAGCACCCCGGCCTCTAGCACCGGAATGGCTACTCTGCCCCCCAGCCAATTGCAGACGGTGAGAGAACAGATGGCCACTGCCCTGAAGCAACTGAAGGAGATGGAGGAGCGAGTAAAGGGTGTCCCAGTGCTGGAAAGAGAGGTGGCCAAGCTACAGGCTGAGAAAGACATGCTCCTACTGGCACTGCAGGAGAAGAAGACCTTGGTGGCCCAACAACAGGCTACAACAGTAGTCAGCAGTACTAATACCACCACGTTGGACTCAGGCACACAGAGTCAGGAACGTCCTATTTTATCCCCGAAGAGTCCCAGATGTCCAAAGAGTCCCAGTAAATTAGAGGACCTCAGAAAGCTGACAGAGAAGTTCGAAGGCAAGACAGAAAAAGATGGAGCACGTTCTGAGAAAGTTCTGGAAAAGGTTGTGGAGAAGAAGTCTGTGGCCATCGGGGACGACATGTTGCTGGATGCTGGGGTCTTCTACTACAGCCTGGGCACCAAGGACGCCTCAGAGGGCACGCTGCAGATGGACGTCTGCGAGAAAGGAATGGCCACGGAGGCGCCGGCCATCCGCGAGGAGGGGGTGCAGGCTGTAGTGGAGACAGAGGAGGCCTCAGTTTGGGTGATGGAATCCCAGCTGGGCCTAAGCAGCGATGCCCAGAGGGAGATCGACACCCTACAGGACAACATCAAGTTCCAGCAGGAGTCCATCTCGGTTCTGGAGGGGCGACTTGGCCAGGCTGACGAGGTCCTGGCGGTGCTCAAAGCCCAGGAGAATGAAAGGAAGTCCAAGGCAATGTCCGAAAAGGGCGTCCTTGTTAAACCAGACTCTGCCCATGCCCAAGTGGGGACTGAAGCCTCTACAATGTCCGCACCAGCTTCACAGAATGTCGCAGTCTCCTGTTGTCCTGAGGTGGTTGACGCATGTGTAGGTGAGGATTTGAGAGCCAGATATTACGACCAGAGCACTCAGACTGACTCTGTGGAGATCCCTGCAGAAGCGGAATCAACCCCAGTAGTACTGGTCAGCACTGGAAGTCAATGGGAGAATCTGTACAAGGAGGAGGACATAGAGCAGAAAGCTCCAGTCACTGcgctgaagaggagacagacgaCCATCGCGGAGTACAAGGTCAACCCTGGCAAGGAGACGGTCAGTTTACCCAAAGGAAAGGGAGTAAAAGAGGAGGAAATGGCGCCCAGCACTCCAACAACTGCAACAACGGTTGGAA GTCTGTTGAAATCAATcatgaagaagaaggatgggaGTAGTTCCAGTGAATCACGCAGCAGCGGCAAGAAAAGCTTGCAGTTTGTTGGCATTCTCAATGGGGG GTATGAGTCGACATctagtgaagaggaggaggatgatgatgaggaagaggggagtTCCTCAGGTGGCAGTGAAGTAGGTGATTGCTCAGACGGTAGTGATGATGAAGATGCAGCGGCCGCTCTGGAGGAGACCTCCGATGAGGAGAGGAGCATGAATATGGATGACACCGATAGTGATGATGTGGCCTTAGCAGCAGGGACTGGAGCCACTGAGGAGATTCCAGATAAAGTGAAAGAGAA GTTTGAGCTGAGTGCAAAAATGCGTGAAGCTTGTCTCATTTTGAAGAACCATCTGAATGATGATGTCAAAACACTGAAGAGTAAAGAAGTG ATCTCCAGCACTCACACTGTGCAGCTGGAATGGTTCCGCATCTCCAGTGCCAAGCTGGCCCAGCAGCCCCGTGTCTCAGACTACCTGATGGCCTTCACAGAAGTCTCCTCTTCCTTGCTGGCCCACGTCGTCAACATTACCGATGGCAATGGCAACACAGCCTTGCACTACAGCGTCTCCCACTCCAACTTCACTGTGGTGGGGCTACTGCTGGACACAG GCATGTGTTGTGTAGATAAGCAGAACAAGGCAGGCTACACTGCGATCATGCTGGCGGCCCTCTCAGCTGTGAAAGAGGAGGATGACATGGTGGTGGTCAGGAAGCTCTTCAGTCAGGGCAACGTCAACGCCAAGGCCAGCCAG GCTGGCCAGACGGGGCTGATGCTAGCTGTTAGCCATGGACGACAGGAGATGGTGCGGGCATTGCTGGACTGCGGGGCTGACGTGAACGTGCAGGATGACGAGGGCTCCACGGCGCTCATGTGCGCCAGTGAGCACGGCCGTGCCGAGATTGTCTCGCTGCTCCTGGACCAGCCGGGCTGTGACATCTCCATTGTGGACAAT GACGGCAGTAATGCTCTGTCCATCGCCCTGGAGGCCTCTCACAATGACACAGCTGTGCTGCTTTACGCCCACATGAACTACGCCAAAGCCCAGACAGCT GGGACAACCAAGACTCGAAGCCCCACTAGTCCTCAAAAGACATGGCCTGCTGCGGAGTAA